In Panicum virgatum strain AP13 chromosome 4N, P.virgatum_v5, whole genome shotgun sequence, a single window of DNA contains:
- the LOC120669608 gene encoding probable galactinol--sucrose galactosyltransferase 6 isoform X1 has protein sequence MSAMARRLSSSCGRAVASTPSSSSFSPPPPRRIYTLPPRPLLLASSSSPRPRAPPPRSVPPPSLPPRCSFGTLAATKGPSSSSPAAAPFSNVVPPPQQQQQQPRSRRQEEEMTISSSVKLAGRTLSVRGRTVLSGVPDAVVASSAAAGGAVDGIFLGADFTEPAARHVVSLGALRGVRFMACFRFKLWWMAQRMGKKGGDVPLETQFLLVESRAAGEDAEAAYVVFFPLVEGAFRASLQGGAGDALELCVESGDADTRAASFDRALFVGAAESDPFAAIAGAVAAAKSALKTFRVSAEKKLPGIVDYFGWCTWDAFYQDVTQEGVEAGLRSLIAGGAPPKFVIIDDGWQSVGTDQSAADEPAGGDEPTRLSRLTGIKENSKFQNADDPAAGIKTVVRAAKEQYGLKYVYVWHAITGYWGGVRPGAAGTEHYRSSLQFPKVSPGVVENEPGMKTDVLTLQGLGLVHPRAVYRFYDELHAYLAAAGVDGVKVDVQCILETLGAGHGGRVQLTRQYHQALDASIAKNFPENGIIACMSHNTDALYCSKQTAVVRASDDFYPRDPVSHTIHIASVAYNSVFLGEFMLPDWDMFHSLHPAGDYHGSARAISGGPVYVSDAPGKHNFELLKKIVLPDGSILRARLPGRPTKDCLFTDPARDGVSLLKIWNMNKFTGVLGVYNCQGAAWSSVEKKNAFHQTGTEALTCGVKGSDVHHISEASTDPEWNGDCAVYRHAGGDLVILPNGAALPISLKVLEHDVLTVSPIKDLAPGFRFAPIGLVDMFNSGGAVDGLTYHLLDGAKLLDGNGATSGSEAVGLVCMEVRGCGRFGAYSSVRPRKCMMGSSELEFSYDSSSGLVTLQLEAMPKERVHKIVVEL, from the exons ATGTCCGCGATGGCGCGCAGGCTGAGCTCCAGCTGCGGCCGGGCCGTCGCCTCCactccctcctcttcctccttctcgccacctccgccgcggcgcATATATACCCTCCCTCCCCGCCCGCTGCTCctcgcatcctcctcctcgccgcgcccgcgcgctccgcctccgcgctcGGTCCCTCCGCCTTCCCTCCCGCCTCG GTGCTCGTTCGGGACTCTCGCGGCGACCAAggggccgtcgtcgtcgtcgccggcggcagcgccgtTCAGCAACGTGGTCCCGCcgccccagcagcagcagcagcagccgcggaGTAGGAggcaggaggaggagatgaCGATTTCCTCGTCCGTCAAGCTCGCCGGCAGGACCCTGTCGGTCCGCGGCCGGACGGTGCTGTCCGGCGTGCCGGACGCGGTGGTGGCGtcgtcggccgcggcggggggAGCGGTTGACGGGATCTTCCTCGGCGCCGACTTCACggagccggccgcccggcacgtCGTCTCCCTCGGCGCACTAAG GGGCGTGCGATTCATGGCGTGCTTCCGGTTCAAGCTCTGGTGGATGGCGCAGCGGATGGGGAAGAAGGGCGGCGACGTCCCGCTCGAGACGCAGTTCCTGCTCGTCGAgtccagggccgccggcgaggacgcgGAGGCGGCGTACGTCGTGTTCTTCCCGCTCGTGGAGGGCGCGTTCCGGGCCAGCCTgcagggcggcgcgggcgacgcTCTGGAGCTCTGCGTCGAGAGCGGGGACGCCGACACGCGCGCGGCGTCCTTCGACCGCGCGCTCTTCGTCGGCGCCGCGGAGTCCGACCCGTTCGCGGCCAtcgccggagccgtcgccgccgccaagtCCGCGCTCAAGACGTTCCGGGTCAGCGCCGAGAAGAAGCTCCCGGGCATCGTGGACTACTTCGGGTGGTGCACCTGGGACGCCTTCTACCAGGACGTCACCCAGGAGGGCGTCGAGGCCGGGCTCCGCAGCCTCAttgccggcggcgcgccgcccaAGTTCGTCATCATCGACGACGGCTGGCAGTCCGTCGGCACCGACCAGTCCGCAGCCGACGAGCCTGCTGGCGGGGACGAGCCGACCCGCCTGTCTCGGCTCACCGGCATCAAGGAGAACAGCAAGTTCCAGAACGCCGACGACCCGGCCGCCGGCATCAAGACGGTGGTGCGCGCGGCGAAGGAGCAGTACGGGCTCAAGTACGTCTACGTCTGGCACGCCATCACCGGCTACTGGGGCGGCGTCCGCCCCGGCGCGGCCGGGACGGAGCACTACCGCTCGAGCTTGCAGTTCCCCAAGGTGTCGCCGGGCGTCGTGGAGAACGAGCCCGGCATGAAGACCGACGTGCTCACCCTCCAGGGGCTCGGCCTCGTGCACCCGCGCGCCGTGTACCGCTTCTACGACGAGCTCCACGcgtacctcgccgccgccggcgtcgacggcgtcaaGGTGGACGTGCAGTGCATCCTCGAGACGCTCGgcgccggccacggcggccgcGTGCAGCTCACCAGGCAGTACCACCAGGCGCTCGACGCCTCCATTGCCAAGAACTTCCCGGAGAACGGCATCATCGCTTGCATGAGCCACAACACCGATGCCCTCTACTG CTCCAAGCAGACGGCGGTGGTGAGGGCGTCGGATGATTTCTACCCAAGAGACCCCGTCTCGCACACGATCCACATCGCCTCGGTGGCATACAACAGCGTGTTCCTCGGCGAGTTCATGCTGCCGGACTGGGATATGTTCCACTCGCTCCACCCGGCCGGCGACTACCACGGCTCAGCCCGCGCGATCAGTGGCGGCCCGGTCTATGTCAG TGATGCCCCAGGGAAGCACAACTTCGAGCTGCTGAAGAAGATTGTCTTGCCTGACGGCTCCATTCTTCGCGCACGactgccaggccggccgaccaagGACTGCCTGTTCACCGACCCGGCACGCGACGGCGTCAG CTTGCTCAAGATATGGAACATGAACAAGTTCACCGGCGTGCTTGGCGTGTACAACTGCCAGGGCGCGGCGTGGAGCTCCGTGGAGAAGAAGAACGCCTTCCACCAGACTGGCACCGAGGCCCTGACCTGCGGCGTCAAGGGCAGCGATGTCCATCACATCTCCGAGGCCTCGACGGACCCCGAGTGGAACGGCGACTGTGCCGTGTACCGCCATGCCGGTGGCGACCTTGTCATCCTCCCGAACGGCGCGGCATTGCCCATCTCTCTGAAGGTCCTGGAGCACGACGTACTCACCGTGTCACCGATCAAG GACTTGGCACCTGGTTTCAGATTCGCACCCATCGGTCTGGTCGACATGTTcaacagcggcggcgcggtggacgGCCTGACCTACCACCTCCTCGACGGCGCAAAGTTGCTCGACGGCAATGGCGCCACCTCTGGCTCCGAGGCGGTCGGATTGGTGTGCATGGAAGTGAGGGGTTGCGGAAGGTTCGGAGCCTACTCTTCAGTGAGGCCACGAAAGTGCATGATGGGTTCATCTGAGCTGGAGTTCTCCTATGATTCTTCCTCCGGTCTGGTGACGCTGCAGCTGGAGGCCATGCCCAAGGAGAGGGTTCACAAGATTGTTGTTGAGTTGTAG
- the LOC120669608 gene encoding probable galactinol--sucrose galactosyltransferase 6 isoform X2, which yields MTISSSVKLAGRTLSVRGRTVLSGVPDAVVASSAAAGGAVDGIFLGADFTEPAARHVVSLGALRGVRFMACFRFKLWWMAQRMGKKGGDVPLETQFLLVESRAAGEDAEAAYVVFFPLVEGAFRASLQGGAGDALELCVESGDADTRAASFDRALFVGAAESDPFAAIAGAVAAAKSALKTFRVSAEKKLPGIVDYFGWCTWDAFYQDVTQEGVEAGLRSLIAGGAPPKFVIIDDGWQSVGTDQSAADEPAGGDEPTRLSRLTGIKENSKFQNADDPAAGIKTVVRAAKEQYGLKYVYVWHAITGYWGGVRPGAAGTEHYRSSLQFPKVSPGVVENEPGMKTDVLTLQGLGLVHPRAVYRFYDELHAYLAAAGVDGVKVDVQCILETLGAGHGGRVQLTRQYHQALDASIAKNFPENGIIACMSHNTDALYCSKQTAVVRASDDFYPRDPVSHTIHIASVAYNSVFLGEFMLPDWDMFHSLHPAGDYHGSARAISGGPVYVSDAPGKHNFELLKKIVLPDGSILRARLPGRPTKDCLFTDPARDGVSLLKIWNMNKFTGVLGVYNCQGAAWSSVEKKNAFHQTGTEALTCGVKGSDVHHISEASTDPEWNGDCAVYRHAGGDLVILPNGAALPISLKVLEHDVLTVSPIKDLAPGFRFAPIGLVDMFNSGGAVDGLTYHLLDGAKLLDGNGATSGSEAVGLVCMEVRGCGRFGAYSSVRPRKCMMGSSELEFSYDSSSGLVTLQLEAMPKERVHKIVVEL from the exons atgaCGATTTCCTCGTCCGTCAAGCTCGCCGGCAGGACCCTGTCGGTCCGCGGCCGGACGGTGCTGTCCGGCGTGCCGGACGCGGTGGTGGCGtcgtcggccgcggcggggggAGCGGTTGACGGGATCTTCCTCGGCGCCGACTTCACggagccggccgcccggcacgtCGTCTCCCTCGGCGCACTAAG GGGCGTGCGATTCATGGCGTGCTTCCGGTTCAAGCTCTGGTGGATGGCGCAGCGGATGGGGAAGAAGGGCGGCGACGTCCCGCTCGAGACGCAGTTCCTGCTCGTCGAgtccagggccgccggcgaggacgcgGAGGCGGCGTACGTCGTGTTCTTCCCGCTCGTGGAGGGCGCGTTCCGGGCCAGCCTgcagggcggcgcgggcgacgcTCTGGAGCTCTGCGTCGAGAGCGGGGACGCCGACACGCGCGCGGCGTCCTTCGACCGCGCGCTCTTCGTCGGCGCCGCGGAGTCCGACCCGTTCGCGGCCAtcgccggagccgtcgccgccgccaagtCCGCGCTCAAGACGTTCCGGGTCAGCGCCGAGAAGAAGCTCCCGGGCATCGTGGACTACTTCGGGTGGTGCACCTGGGACGCCTTCTACCAGGACGTCACCCAGGAGGGCGTCGAGGCCGGGCTCCGCAGCCTCAttgccggcggcgcgccgcccaAGTTCGTCATCATCGACGACGGCTGGCAGTCCGTCGGCACCGACCAGTCCGCAGCCGACGAGCCTGCTGGCGGGGACGAGCCGACCCGCCTGTCTCGGCTCACCGGCATCAAGGAGAACAGCAAGTTCCAGAACGCCGACGACCCGGCCGCCGGCATCAAGACGGTGGTGCGCGCGGCGAAGGAGCAGTACGGGCTCAAGTACGTCTACGTCTGGCACGCCATCACCGGCTACTGGGGCGGCGTCCGCCCCGGCGCGGCCGGGACGGAGCACTACCGCTCGAGCTTGCAGTTCCCCAAGGTGTCGCCGGGCGTCGTGGAGAACGAGCCCGGCATGAAGACCGACGTGCTCACCCTCCAGGGGCTCGGCCTCGTGCACCCGCGCGCCGTGTACCGCTTCTACGACGAGCTCCACGcgtacctcgccgccgccggcgtcgacggcgtcaaGGTGGACGTGCAGTGCATCCTCGAGACGCTCGgcgccggccacggcggccgcGTGCAGCTCACCAGGCAGTACCACCAGGCGCTCGACGCCTCCATTGCCAAGAACTTCCCGGAGAACGGCATCATCGCTTGCATGAGCCACAACACCGATGCCCTCTACTG CTCCAAGCAGACGGCGGTGGTGAGGGCGTCGGATGATTTCTACCCAAGAGACCCCGTCTCGCACACGATCCACATCGCCTCGGTGGCATACAACAGCGTGTTCCTCGGCGAGTTCATGCTGCCGGACTGGGATATGTTCCACTCGCTCCACCCGGCCGGCGACTACCACGGCTCAGCCCGCGCGATCAGTGGCGGCCCGGTCTATGTCAG TGATGCCCCAGGGAAGCACAACTTCGAGCTGCTGAAGAAGATTGTCTTGCCTGACGGCTCCATTCTTCGCGCACGactgccaggccggccgaccaagGACTGCCTGTTCACCGACCCGGCACGCGACGGCGTCAG CTTGCTCAAGATATGGAACATGAACAAGTTCACCGGCGTGCTTGGCGTGTACAACTGCCAGGGCGCGGCGTGGAGCTCCGTGGAGAAGAAGAACGCCTTCCACCAGACTGGCACCGAGGCCCTGACCTGCGGCGTCAAGGGCAGCGATGTCCATCACATCTCCGAGGCCTCGACGGACCCCGAGTGGAACGGCGACTGTGCCGTGTACCGCCATGCCGGTGGCGACCTTGTCATCCTCCCGAACGGCGCGGCATTGCCCATCTCTCTGAAGGTCCTGGAGCACGACGTACTCACCGTGTCACCGATCAAG GACTTGGCACCTGGTTTCAGATTCGCACCCATCGGTCTGGTCGACATGTTcaacagcggcggcgcggtggacgGCCTGACCTACCACCTCCTCGACGGCGCAAAGTTGCTCGACGGCAATGGCGCCACCTCTGGCTCCGAGGCGGTCGGATTGGTGTGCATGGAAGTGAGGGGTTGCGGAAGGTTCGGAGCCTACTCTTCAGTGAGGCCACGAAAGTGCATGATGGGTTCATCTGAGCTGGAGTTCTCCTATGATTCTTCCTCCGGTCTGGTGACGCTGCAGCTGGAGGCCATGCCCAAGGAGAGGGTTCACAAGATTGTTGTTGAGTTGTAG